A part of Aegilops tauschii subsp. strangulata cultivar AL8/78 chromosome 2, Aet v6.0, whole genome shotgun sequence genomic DNA contains:
- the LOC109731794 gene encoding uncharacterized protein has protein sequence MARAPVFPALLCLAVLALAGGADARKMVGVYELKRGDFSVKMTNWGATIMSILVPDSKGNLADVVLGMDTLAEYVNDTSYFGPLNGRVAQRMARGRFVLDGKVYHTYINDGKNAIHGGKRGFSKVIWTVKEYVAGGDSPYITMYYRSFDGEQGFPGDLDVYATYQLTGPYELSIRTNATALNKATPVNFLQHVYLNLGGEGSGDILGHTLQLSASRYTPLDVEMLPSSGRVDPVAGTSYDFRTPTPIGARIRQVMGGKVYGYDINYVIDGEGMRKVAAVRDGKSGRALELWANQPAMQLYTGNFLNHTKGKGGKLYEQYGGFCLETQAYPDAVNHPEFPSVTVRPGQVYKHDMRFTFSF, from the exons ATGGCGAGGGCTCCTGTGTTTCCGGCGCTCCTGTGCCTCGCGGTCCTCGCGCTGGCCGGCGGCGCCGACGCGAGGAAGATGGTCGGCGTGTACGAGCTCAAGAGAGGGGATTTCTCCGTCAAGATGACCAACTGGGGCGCCACCATCATGTCGATCCTCGTCCCTGATTCCAAAG GGAATTTGGCTGATGTTGTGCTGGGCATGGACACCCTCGCTGAGTATGTT AATGATACCTCTTACTTTGGGCCGCTGAATGGGAGGGTGGCGCAGAGAATGGCCAGGGGCCGCTTCGTCCTCGACGGCAAAGTGTACCATACCTACATCAACGACGGAAAGAACGCAATTCATG GTGGCAAAAGGGGGTTCAGCAAGGTCATATGGACGGTGAAGGAGTACGTCGCCGGCGGCGACTCCCCATACATCACCATGTACTACCGCAGCTTCGACGGAGAGCAAG GATTCCCCGGAGACCTGGACGTGTACGCGACGTACCAGCTGACGGGCCCGTACGAGCTGAGCATCCGCACGAACGCGACGGCGCTGAACAAGGCGACGCCGGTGAACTTCCTGCAGCACGTGTACCTGAACCTGGGCGGGGAGGGCAGCGGCGATATCCTGGGCCACACGCTCCAGCTCTCCGCGTCCCGGTACACCCCGCTGGACGTGGAGATGCTCCCGTCGTCGGGCCGCGTCGACCCCGTGGCCGGCACGAGCTACGACTTCCGCACGCCGACGCCCATCGGCGCGCGCATCCGGCAGGTCATGGGCGGCAAAGTCTACGGGTACGACATCAACTACGTCATCGACGGGGAAGGCATGCGGAAGGTGGCGGCGGTCCGGGACGGCAAGTCCGGGCGCGCGCTGGAGCTGTGGGCCAACCAGCCGGCCATGCAGCTCTACACCGGAAACTTCCTGAACCACACCAAGGGGAAGGGCGGCAAGCTGTACGAGCAGTACGGCGGGTTTTGCCTTGAGACCCAGGCGTACCCGGACGCCGTGAACCACCCCGAGTTCCCGTCGGTGACGGTGAGGCCCGGCCAGGTGTACAAGCACGACATGCGCTTCACGTTCTCCTTCTAG